One window of the Salvia splendens isolate huo1 chromosome 1, SspV2, whole genome shotgun sequence genome contains the following:
- the LOC121774330 gene encoding uncharacterized protein LOC121774330, with translation MDCGMNEQTDVADAADVGLNTQETVEEHADVHVIRGDLDDPKLSSSSSDDILSDDSGRTEDGTAIISETDSEKANECRWEVSVTHMAHDDMWEIRKWRGRHSCEGHRNDRGHANFSSPMIALCIRHQLLKNAEFSAAAVRNFVHDKFHVVISYKKAWYARRRALEIVFGGWEESFRDLPSYMLELQYKNPGTIVEWRHNELLSQGRTKVFYYVLWALGPAIHAFQECQPVLTIDGTHLRGRFKETGDNWEWFLDHVRIHVVKYEREVCIISDRHKGILKAMRSDEWKKPPICHHKFCLIHVRKTFLTKLKGKGGKAKGMIWALGVTTQVRKYMRRRRALREESLVAIHELNKAKKENWSLCYDDGLRWGCPQQTLEWWADRKTEIQHTEGRLTLWARDKLDANDAKGQMHYCSVLDREIGHYRIRSRPRVEKGQAKGNNRQDDEFMDLKCSCGKWQMWRVPCSHACTVARDRGNSMFELIDKHNHKATWEAQYYGVSFQAPRHEDYWANPGWKLRITPEQLPACKLETHEHYASLPKTHEGHAS, from the exons ATGGATTGCGGTATGAATGAGCAAACAGATGTTGCAGATGCTGCTGATGTTGGATTGAATACTCAAGAGACTGTAGAAGAGCATGCTGATGTTCATGTTATACGAGGAGACCTTGATGATCCAAAATTGTCGTCATCATCGTCTGATGatattttaagtgatgattccg GGAGGACAGAAGATGGGACAGCTATTATCAGCGAGACCGACTCTGAAAAAGCGAATGAATGTCGATGGGAAGTTTCTGTTACACACATGGCCCATGATGATATGTGGGAGATTAGGAAGTGGCGGGGACGCCATAGTTGTGAAGGCCATCGTAATGATAGAggacatgctaacttttcatcaccAATGATTGCTTTGTGTATTCGCCATCAGTTGCTAAAAAATGCCGAGTTCAGTGCCGCAGCCGTAAGAAATTTTGTTCATGACAAATTTCATGTGgtaatcagttataagaaggcatggtatgcacggagaaGGGCTTTAGAGATTGTGTTTGGTGGATGGGAGGAGTCATTTAGGGATTTGCCAAGCTACATGCTTGAACTGCAGTATAAGAATCCAGGCACAATCGTTGAGTGGAGGCATAACGAGTTGTTGAGCCAGGGCCGTACTAAAGTCTTCTATTACGTGTTATGGGCACTTGGGCCTGCTATACATGCTTTCCAGGAGTGCCAACCTGTTTTAACAATAGACGGGACTCACCttcgaggaagatttaaag aaactgGCGACAACTGGgagtggtttttggatcatgtcagaaTTCATGTGGTGAAGTACGAAAGGGAGGTGTGCATCATTTCGGATAGGCATAAAGGAATCCTTAAGGCTATGCGTTCTGATGAATGGAAAAAGCCGCCGATATgtcaccacaaattttgtttgatacATGTGAGGAAAACTTTCTTGACAAAACTTAAGGGTAAGGGCGGTAAAGCGAAAGGCATGATATGGGCATTGGGTGTGACAACTCAAGTACGCAAGTACATGCGAAGGCGACGTGCACTACGGGAGGAAAGTCTTGTTGCGATACACGAGCTCAACAAAGCCAAAAAAGAGAATTGGTCTCTTTGTTACGATGATGGACTGAGATGGGGGTGCCCTCAACAAACAT TGGAATGGTGGGCAGATAGAAAGACAGAAATACAACATACCGAAGGTCGGTTGACCCTGTGGGCGAGGGACAAACTTGATGCGAATGATGCGAAGGGGCAAATGCATTACTGTTCAGTACTTGACCGAGAAATAGGTCATTACCGAATTCGAAGTCGTCCACGTGTTGAAAAGGGACAGGCAAAGGGCAATAATAGACAAGACGACGAGTTCATGGATTTAAAGTGCAGTTGTgggaagtggcagatgtggagagttCCTTGTTCCCATGCGTGCACCGTTGCCAGAGATCGAGGTAACTCTATGTTTGAACTCATTGATAAACACAACCACAAAGCTACATGGGAAGCACAGTACTATGGTGTCTCATTTCAAGCACCAAGACACGAAGACTATTGGGCAAATCCTGGATGGAAATTGCGTATCACACCTGAGCAGTTGCCTGCCTgcaagttagagacgcatgagcattATGCGTCActacctaagacgcatgagggtcatgcgtcgtAG